The Parabacteroides sp. AD58 genome includes a window with the following:
- a CDS encoding L-threonylcarbamoyladenylate synthase: MEEDIKNACRVMQEGGLILYPTDTIWGIGCDATNEEAVRKVYELKKRADNKAMLVLMDNPVKLETYVEDVPDIAWNLIEVADKPLTIIYSKGKNLASNLLGADGSIGIRISQEAFSNKLCFQFRKPLVSTSANVSGEPSPANFSEISDEIKRGVDYIVNYRQDDMSKASPSSIIKLGSGGLFQIIR, translated from the coding sequence ATGGAAGAAGATATAAAAAATGCGTGCCGGGTTATGCAGGAAGGTGGATTAATCCTTTATCCTACCGACACAATTTGGGGAATTGGCTGTGATGCAACCAATGAAGAGGCTGTAAGGAAAGTTTACGAATTGAAGAAGAGAGCGGATAATAAGGCTATGTTGGTATTGATGGACAATCCGGTTAAACTAGAAACCTATGTAGAAGATGTTCCTGATATTGCATGGAATCTGATAGAAGTAGCTGACAAACCTTTGACGATTATTTATTCAAAAGGGAAAAATTTAGCATCAAATCTATTAGGGGCAGACGGTAGTATTGGCATTCGGATTTCACAAGAAGCTTTTTCAAACAAGCTTTGTTTTCAGTTTCGTAAACCATTGGTTTCTACATCTGCAAATGTGAGCGGTGAACCTTCACCCGCCAACTTCAGTGAAATTTCAGATGAAATTAAACGAGGCGTAGACTATATAGTAAATTATCGGCAGGATGATATGAGTAAAGCTTCTCCTTCAAGTATCATCAAATTAGGTAGTGGTGGTTTGTTCCAGATTATCCGTTAA
- a CDS encoding sugar transferase, producing MSYNRETWRYIVTDFLTAALVWLAFNVLRYYQQVIFRDASTLGEFLLYPSVWFGQIFIPFYWLVIYYFSGYYNKPLAKSRLSEFWVTLISSVIGVFGIFMFLILNELPIRYQIYYYFFFELLGLHFIVTYLTRLRLTIHLLRRIRQGDFAIHVLILGTGEKALSLSQYLEKIGTKVVGFVRISKEEDNQVNSEKILGSYTDLPVLMKQYSVEELNVATDALGEAALSQFLYSLYLYKKPIKVWMDKKTILFSKVRLKTISSVPLAEITENNFSEAEKNIKAFADRFVSCLVLILLSPLFAYIAWRVRKDSPGPIIYRQERIGFHGRPFMIYKFRTMYVGAEDAGPELSHENDSRITPFGAVMRKYRLDELPQFWNVLKGDMSLVGPRPERKYFIDQIVQRAPYYYLLHNVKPGITSLGMVKYGYASTVDQMLERLEYDIIYYENMSLALDITILVYTIKTVVTGKGI from the coding sequence ATGAGCTATAATAGAGAAACCTGGAGATATATTGTTACAGACTTTCTGACAGCGGCCTTGGTTTGGCTGGCTTTCAATGTGCTGCGCTATTATCAGCAGGTTATCTTTCGTGATGCAAGTACACTAGGTGAGTTTTTACTCTACCCATCTGTCTGGTTCGGACAAATCTTTATTCCATTTTACTGGCTGGTAATTTATTATTTTTCGGGCTACTATAATAAACCGCTGGCTAAGTCTCGGCTCTCTGAGTTTTGGGTAACATTAATTTCTTCCGTAATAGGAGTATTTGGTATTTTTATGTTCTTGATCCTGAATGAACTCCCCATTCGGTATCAGATATATTATTACTTTTTCTTTGAATTGCTTGGGTTGCATTTTATTGTAACTTACTTGACTCGTCTTCGTTTGACTATACATTTGTTGAGGCGAATTCGGCAAGGTGATTTTGCTATTCACGTATTAATTTTGGGTACGGGCGAGAAAGCGTTATCTCTATCTCAATATTTAGAGAAAATAGGGACAAAGGTGGTGGGTTTTGTTCGTATTTCGAAGGAAGAGGATAATCAGGTTAACTCTGAAAAGATCTTGGGAAGTTACACCGATCTGCCAGTATTGATGAAACAATATTCTGTAGAAGAGCTGAATGTCGCGACAGATGCCTTGGGCGAAGCTGCGTTATCTCAGTTTCTTTATTCCTTGTATCTGTATAAGAAGCCGATCAAGGTGTGGATGGATAAGAAAACAATATTATTTTCTAAAGTGAGGCTGAAGACAATCAGTTCCGTACCTTTGGCTGAGATTACCGAGAATAATTTTTCGGAAGCAGAAAAGAATATTAAAGCTTTTGCCGACCGGTTTGTTTCTTGTTTAGTCCTGATACTTTTGTCGCCTTTATTTGCTTATATCGCATGGCGTGTTAGAAAAGATTCGCCCGGACCTATCATTTATCGGCAGGAGCGAATTGGATTTCATGGCCGTCCGTTTATGATTTACAAATTTCGCACGATGTATGTCGGAGCTGAAGATGCAGGGCCGGAATTGTCTCATGAAAATGATTCTCGGATTACACCGTTTGGTGCTGTCATGCGGAAATATCGTCTGGATGAATTACCTCAGTTTTGGAATGTATTGAAAGGCGATATGTCGTTGGTCGGACCCAGGCCTGAACGGAAGTATTTTATTGATCAGATTGTGCAGAGGGCTCCATATTATTATTTATTACATAATGTGAAACCGGGAATTACTTCTTTAGGAATGGTAAAGTATGGATATGCGAGTACTGTTGACCAGATGTTGGAACGGTTAGAGTATGATATCATTTATTATGAAAATATGTCGCTGGCTTTAGATATAACTATTTTGGTTTATACCATAAAGACAGTTGTGACAGGAAAGGGTATTTAA
- a CDS encoding chloride channel protein, whose amino-acid sequence MTTEKGWFYKFLVWRANNIKEKHFVLIVSFLVGICTAASAIILKNLIHFIQHLLSVNFEADQVNYLYLLYPVLGILLSGLFVKYVVRDDISHGVTKILYAISQRKSRIKPHNMWTSIVASSVTIGFGGSVGAEAPIVLTGAAIGSNLGRLFKMEQKTLMLLVGCGAAGAIAGIFKAPIAGLVFVIEVLMLDLTMTSVLPLLITSVTAATVSYIFTGTEAMFKFSQTEVFVIERIPYVILLGIFCGLVSLYFTRVMNWIEGEYRRYGTTYLRKFMMGGIMLSLLIFIFPPLYGEGYDTIGLLLNGQFAGLMDNSMFYPLNGSYFGIVIFLGLILLTKVFASSATNGGGGCGGIFAPSLYLGCIAGFIFAHVSNYFPFTMYLSEKNFALLGMAGIMSGVMHAPLTGVFLIAELTGGYDLFLPLMIVSIGSYITILMFEPHSIYSMRLAQKGELLTHHKDKAVLTLLSADNVIERDFQIVSPEMTLGDMVKVIARSSRNTFPVVDDRGILLGIVLLDNIRNIMFRPELYNRFRVSKFMVSAPAKIVVNTPMDQIMQIFDDTKAWNLPVVDETGRYMGFMSKSKIFNSYREVLVDNFSGD is encoded by the coding sequence ATGACAACAGAAAAGGGATGGTTTTATAAGTTTCTTGTTTGGCGGGCAAATAATATAAAGGAGAAACACTTTGTATTGATTGTCAGTTTTCTTGTCGGAATCTGTACGGCAGCTTCCGCTATCATCTTGAAGAATCTGATTCATTTTATTCAGCACTTATTGTCTGTAAACTTTGAAGCAGATCAAGTCAATTATCTGTATTTGCTGTATCCGGTACTAGGTATCTTGTTGTCCGGTTTGTTTGTGAAATATGTGGTACGAGATGATATCAGTCATGGTGTGACTAAGATTCTGTATGCAATTTCTCAGCGGAAGAGCCGGATCAAGCCTCACAACATGTGGACTTCTATTGTAGCAAGTTCTGTAACTATTGGCTTTGGTGGTTCTGTCGGTGCTGAAGCCCCGATTGTTTTGACTGGTGCAGCGATTGGTTCTAATTTAGGCCGTTTGTTCAAGATGGAGCAAAAGACGCTGATGTTACTGGTTGGTTGTGGTGCGGCTGGTGCGATTGCCGGTATTTTTAAGGCTCCAATTGCTGGACTGGTGTTTGTGATAGAAGTATTGATGCTGGATTTGACTATGACTTCGGTCTTGCCTTTGCTGATTACCTCTGTAACTGCTGCTACGGTTTCTTATATTTTCACAGGAACTGAAGCTATGTTTAAGTTCTCGCAGACGGAAGTTTTCGTTATTGAACGCATACCTTATGTCATCCTTTTGGGGATTTTCTGTGGCTTGGTTTCTCTGTATTTTACGCGGGTGATGAATTGGATAGAAGGTGAGTATCGCCGTTATGGTACAACTTATTTACGTAAGTTCATGATGGGCGGTATTATGTTGAGTTTGTTGATTTTTATCTTTCCTCCGTTATACGGTGAAGGCTATGATACGATTGGACTGTTATTGAACGGACAATTTGCCGGATTGATGGATAATAGTATGTTTTATCCGTTGAATGGTTCTTATTTTGGCATTGTGATATTTTTAGGACTTATCCTTCTGACGAAGGTTTTTGCCTCGAGTGCTACGAATGGAGGTGGCGGTTGTGGTGGTATTTTTGCTCCTAGTTTGTATTTAGGGTGTATAGCAGGGTTTATTTTTGCTCATGTAAGTAATTATTTCCCTTTTACCATGTATCTCTCTGAAAAGAATTTTGCTTTGTTGGGAATGGCTGGAATTATGTCAGGCGTTATGCATGCTCCTTTAACTGGAGTATTCCTGATAGCAGAACTGACCGGAGGATATGATCTTTTTCTTCCGTTGATGATTGTCTCGATAGGCTCTTATATTACCATCCTGATGTTTGAACCTCATAGTATTTATTCTATGCGTTTAGCCCAGAAAGGTGAATTATTGACGCATCATAAAGATAAAGCTGTCCTGACATTATTAAGTGCGGATAATGTGATTGAGCGTGATTTTCAGATTGTTTCTCCCGAGATGACATTGGGCGATATGGTGAAAGTGATAGCTCGTAGTAGCCGAAATACATTCCCGGTGGTAGATGATCGAGGTATTTTGTTAGGAATCGTTCTGCTGGATAATATACGGAATATTATGTTCCGTCCGGAATTGTACAATCGTTTCCGTGTTTCCAAATTTATGGTCTCTGCTCCTGCCAAGATTGTTGTCAATACGCCGATGGATCAGATTATGCAGATATTTGATGATACAAAGGCATGGAATTTACCGGTAGTCGACGAAACGGGCAGGTATATGGGATTTATGTCAAAATCAAAAATATTTAATTCTTATCGGGAAGTTTTGGTTGATAATTTTTCAGGTGATTAA
- a CDS encoding glycogen/starch synthase: protein MDAKKILFIAQEITPYLPESEIATICRNLPQGIQERGREIRTFMPKFGNINERRNQLHEVIRLSGMNLIIDDTDHPLIIKVASIQAARMQVYFIDNDDYFQRKSTIVDENGNEYEDNDERSIFYVRGVIETVKKLRWIPDVIHCHGWMSALTGLYIKRMYADDPCVRNAKIVYSVYNDDFKKPLAQSLADKLIMDQAQEADVENLRKDTSFVGLSKLAIDFADGVIQGSETIHPDIMKYIETKSDTPFLPYQSPETYMDEFNKFYDVVLESK from the coding sequence ATGGATGCAAAAAAAATCTTGTTTATAGCTCAGGAAATCACCCCTTATTTACCGGAATCTGAAATTGCAACAATCTGCCGGAATCTTCCACAAGGAATTCAGGAACGAGGCCGCGAAATCAGAACTTTCATGCCTAAATTTGGTAACATTAACGAACGTCGTAACCAATTACATGAAGTAATCCGCCTCTCGGGAATGAATCTGATTATCGACGATACCGATCATCCGCTGATTATTAAGGTTGCATCTATACAAGCTGCCCGTATGCAGGTATATTTCATTGACAATGACGATTATTTCCAACGTAAATCTACCATTGTTGATGAAAATGGGAATGAATATGAAGACAACGATGAACGCTCCATATTCTATGTACGTGGCGTAATAGAAACTGTAAAAAAACTACGTTGGATTCCGGATGTAATACATTGCCATGGTTGGATGTCGGCTCTTACAGGATTGTACATCAAACGCATGTATGCTGATGATCCGTGCGTACGAAACGCCAAAATTGTTTATTCCGTTTACAATGATGATTTCAAAAAGCCTTTGGCACAAAGTTTGGCTGATAAACTGATTATGGACCAAGCTCAGGAAGCTGACGTCGAGAATTTACGTAAAGATACCAGTTTTGTCGGTCTTTCTAAATTAGCTATCGACTTTGCTGACGGTGTCATTCAAGGAAGTGAGACCATCCATCCGGATATTATGAAATACATCGAGACTAAATCTGACACTCCATTTTTACCGTATCAATCACCTGAAACGTACATGGATGAATTTAATAAATTCTACGATGTCGTTTTGGAATCTAAATAG
- a CDS encoding DUF4270 domain-containing protein, protein MDLKRLILGLAFGGVLFSGCNDELSQVGPSIQPEGDRSFVYADTFQVEASTIKLDSVYARTVNGLLGQIYDPLYGNLKTDYICQFYCPEDYKFAHEPIDGKVDSMAFFIMYNNGGYVGDSLAPMQAKIYKVTKPLDRNYYTNMDPAEYCDLQTLIGEKTYTAYDLSISDSIRKITDTSDPNYYTPNVRIRINTDVAQSFYDETINNPNSFHNQEAFNNFFPGFYVTTGFGTGNILEVAQSSFFIYYKYMSKTSAGNDTIIHTREQFNVTKEVIQMNQVENGNIEQLLQPNDEYAYIKSPAGVCTKVIVPTSVISEKIEGRIINGLNFSVKAMPQEEWLYAFEAPDYVLLLPEDSVQSFFLNNKIEDSVTAYLASYTSSSKTYSFGNISNLLKKHVESKPNEDLRLLIIPVARGTQNSNNYYGESKPVTTSITNYMKPAGVRLKKDKESMQMVVLTSKYND, encoded by the coding sequence ATGGATTTAAAAAGACTTATACTTGGGCTCGCTTTCGGTGGTGTGCTGTTTAGCGGGTGTAATGATGAATTGAGCCAGGTTGGACCAAGTATTCAGCCGGAGGGAGACCGTTCTTTTGTTTATGCGGATACATTTCAAGTTGAAGCATCGACTATCAAATTGGATTCGGTATATGCCCGTACTGTAAACGGATTGTTAGGTCAAATATACGATCCTCTGTATGGTAACCTGAAAACAGATTATATCTGTCAGTTTTATTGCCCGGAAGATTATAAATTTGCCCATGAACCTATTGATGGGAAAGTCGATTCGATGGCTTTTTTCATTATGTATAATAATGGAGGATATGTAGGAGATTCATTGGCACCTATGCAGGCTAAAATATATAAAGTAACGAAACCGCTAGACCGTAATTATTACACCAATATGGATCCTGCGGAATATTGTGACTTGCAGACGCTGATAGGAGAGAAAACTTACACAGCATATGATTTAAGTATTTCTGATTCTATTCGAAAAATTACAGACACAAGCGATCCTAATTATTATACGCCCAATGTCCGTATCCGGATTAACACTGACGTCGCCCAGAGTTTTTATGATGAGACAATTAATAATCCGAACTCGTTCCACAATCAGGAAGCCTTTAATAATTTCTTCCCCGGTTTTTATGTAACGACAGGTTTCGGAACAGGCAACATCTTGGAAGTAGCGCAATCATCATTCTTCATATATTACAAATATATGTCAAAAACAAGTGCAGGCAACGATACCATTATCCACACCCGAGAACAATTTAATGTAACGAAAGAGGTGATTCAGATGAATCAAGTAGAAAATGGAAATATCGAACAATTACTGCAGCCGAACGATGAATATGCTTATATAAAAAGTCCAGCAGGCGTATGCACAAAGGTGATTGTTCCGACATCCGTCATTAGCGAAAAGATTGAAGGACGTATTATAAATGGCCTTAATTTTTCAGTAAAAGCAATGCCTCAGGAAGAATGGTTATATGCTTTTGAAGCACCTGATTATGTATTGCTTTTGCCTGAAGATTCTGTACAAAGCTTCTTCTTAAACAATAAGATAGAAGATAGCGTTACTGCCTATCTGGCCTCTTATACATCAAGCTCTAAAACATATTCATTCGGTAATATCTCTAACCTACTGAAAAAGCATGTAGAAAGTAAGCCTAATGAAGACCTTAGGTTATTGATTATTCCTGTGGCTCGTGGAACACAAAATTCAAACAACTATTACGGCGAGTCAAAACCAGTCACTACATCTATTACCAATTACATGAAACCGGCCGGTGTCCGATTAAAAAAGGATAAAGAGTCCATGCAAATGGTTGTACTGACAAGTAAATATAACGACTAA
- the fmt gene encoding methionyl-tRNA formyltransferase has translation MKKEDLKIVYMGTPDFAVESLRALVEGGYRVVGVITMPDKPMGRHGSVLQSSAVKKYAESVGLPVLQPEKLKDEAFLEALRAWNADLQIVVAFRMLPEVVWNMPRLGTFNLHASLLPRYRGAAPINWAIINGDTQTGVTTFFLDHEIDTGSIIMREALPISDTDDAGSLHDALMALGAQTVLKSVDQIIDCNVVTYPQKDLYDGVSEFLPAPKIFKETCRIDWNKPLKNLYDFVRGLSPYPAAWTELVTSDGKRQVLKIYQTEKRLVQHQLSAGTIQSDGKSFVDVAVDGGYLRLLSVQLAGKKRMDIVAFLNGFKQIAGCHVE, from the coding sequence ATGAAGAAAGAAGATTTGAAAATTGTATATATGGGGACACCCGACTTTGCCGTAGAAAGTCTGCGGGCTCTTGTGGAAGGCGGTTATCGGGTAGTGGGTGTAATAACGATGCCAGATAAACCCATGGGGCGACATGGAAGCGTATTGCAGTCGAGTGCAGTTAAGAAGTATGCTGAATCTGTCGGTTTGCCAGTTTTGCAGCCGGAAAAACTGAAAGATGAAGCTTTTCTCGAGGCTCTTCGGGCCTGGAATGCTGATTTGCAGATTGTAGTTGCTTTTAGAATGTTACCTGAAGTGGTTTGGAATATGCCTCGTTTGGGTACATTTAATCTTCATGCATCCTTGCTTCCTCGTTATCGTGGTGCTGCTCCTATTAATTGGGCTATTATTAATGGTGATACGCAAACTGGGGTAACAACATTTTTCTTGGATCACGAGATTGACACGGGTAGTATTATCATGCGCGAAGCATTACCTATCTCAGATACAGATGATGCAGGAAGTTTACATGATGCCTTGATGGCGTTAGGAGCACAAACTGTTCTGAAATCTGTTGATCAGATTATAGACTGTAATGTTGTTACTTATCCTCAAAAAGACTTATATGATGGGGTTTCAGAATTTCTTCCAGCTCCTAAAATTTTTAAGGAGACTTGCCGGATAGATTGGAATAAGCCATTAAAGAACTTGTATGATTTTGTGAGAGGCTTATCGCCTTATCCTGCTGCCTGGACGGAGTTAGTCACAAGTGATGGAAAAAGACAGGTGTTAAAGATTTATCAAACCGAAAAACGTCTGGTTCAACATCAATTATCAGCCGGTACAATTCAGTCGGACGGAAAAAGTTTTGTTGATGTAGCAGTTGATGGAGGTTATCTGCGCTTATTATCTGTTCAATTAGCAGGAAAGAAGCGGATGGATATCGTTGCTTTCTTAAATGGTTTTAAGCAGATCGCGGGTTGTCACGTTGAATAA